From Panicum hallii strain FIL2 chromosome 2, PHallii_v3.1, whole genome shotgun sequence, a single genomic window includes:
- the LOC112881653 gene encoding isopentenyl-diphosphate Delta-isomerase I-like — protein sequence MAGAAGDDARMDAVQKRLMFEDECILVDEQDNVVGHESKYKCHLMEKNLLHRAFSVFLFNSKHELLLQQRSATKVTFPLLWSNSCCSHPLYRDSELIQENDLGVRNAAQRKLLDELGIPAEDAPVDQFTPVGRMLYMAPSDGKWSEHELTHILFIVRDVKLRPNPDEVAGVRYVSREQLEELIRKADAGEDDGVKLSPWFRLIVDNLLMGWWDHLEKGTLSEAADMETIHNLKE from the exons atggccggcgcggcgggcgacGACGCCAGGATGGACGCCGTCCAGAAGCGGCTCATGTTCGAGGACGA GTGCATTCTGGTGGATGAGCAGGACAATGTTGTTGGCCATGAATCGAAGTACAAAT GCCATCTGATGGAAAAGAATCTGCTCCATAGGGCTTTCAGTGTGTTCCTTTTCAACTCAAAACATGAGCTCCTACTCCAG CAAAGGTCCGCAACGAAGGTTACATTTCCTTTACTTTGGAGCAACTCCTGCTGCAGCCATCCTCTGTACCGTGACTCCGAGCTTATCCAGGAGAACGACCTTG GTGTGAGAAACGCAGCACAGAGGAAGCTCCTGGATGAGCTGGGCATCCCAGCTGAAGATGCCCCGGTCGACCAGTTCACCCCTGTCGGTCGGATGCTCTACATGGCCCCATCTGACGGGAAATGGAGCGAGCATGAGC TTACCCACATTCTGTTCATCGTCCGGGACGTGAAGCTGCGGCCGAACCCGGACGAGGTTGCCGGCGTCAGGTACGTGAGCCGCgagcagctggaggagctgaTCCGGAAGGCGGACGCCGGCGAGGACGACGGCGTGAAGCTCTCCCCCTGGTTCAGGTTGATCGTGGACAACCTCCTCATGGGCTGGTGGGACCATCTCGAGAAGGGCACCCTCAGTGAGGCCGCGGACATGGAGACCATCCACAATCTGAAGGAGTGA